A window of Methanobacteriaceae archaeon contains these coding sequences:
- a CDS encoding DUF763 domain-containing protein has protein sequence MSSRSGMAKLPLHGGRAPRWLFHRMVKLAGALTEAIVYEYGAKEFLNRISNPHWFQALSCVLGFDWHSSGTTTTTCGALKAALNPEEHGILVAGGKGRASRKTPQEILGAGDLFSLSTVKLDELVYSSKISAKIDNSCIQDGYQLYHHVFFLTEKGDWAVVQQGMNESTRYARRYHWLSDSLSNYINEPHRGICCDERHEETLNMTSPLSYDSRQTSLDLILDNPDHLKKYFQKKPPLEFNQSSLDLFCPELTLPSHHQVLDTDLSPRDFEVLKKAWELQPESYEELISLEGMGPKKIRALALISDLLYGDQPSWDDPVKYSFTHGGKDGFPYPVDREVYDHSIATLKDALEQAPLDKKELYQALKRLGTLIQEDN, from the coding sequence ATGAGTTCCAGGAGTGGAATGGCTAAGCTCCCCTTGCATGGGGGACGAGCACCCAGATGGCTTTTTCATAGGATGGTGAAACTGGCAGGAGCATTAACCGAGGCTATTGTCTATGAATACGGAGCTAAGGAATTTCTCAACAGAATATCGAACCCACACTGGTTTCAGGCATTGTCCTGCGTTCTGGGATTTGACTGGCACAGTTCTGGCACCACCACCACAACCTGCGGGGCTTTAAAAGCAGCATTAAACCCGGAAGAGCATGGAATTTTAGTTGCAGGGGGTAAAGGCCGCGCCTCCAGAAAAACACCACAGGAGATACTTGGTGCAGGAGACCTGTTTTCTTTATCTACGGTCAAACTTGATGAACTGGTTTATTCCAGTAAAATATCTGCCAAAATCGATAACTCCTGCATCCAGGATGGTTACCAGTTGTATCACCATGTTTTCTTCCTTACAGAAAAGGGAGATTGGGCTGTGGTACAGCAGGGTATGAATGAATCAACTCGATACGCTCGAAGATACCACTGGTTATCAGATTCTCTATCCAACTACATTAATGAACCGCACCGGGGGATATGCTGTGATGAAAGGCATGAGGAGACCCTTAACATGACTTCTCCCCTGAGTTATGATTCCAGGCAAACCAGTCTGGATCTAATTCTGGATAATCCCGACCATTTGAAGAAATATTTCCAGAAAAAACCTCCACTGGAATTCAACCAGTCCAGTCTTGACCTATTCTGCCCTGAGCTGACTTTACCCAGTCATCACCAGGTATTAGATACAGATTTATCTCCCCGAGATTTTGAGGTTCTCAAAAAGGCGTGGGAACTGCAACCAGAAAGTTATGAGGAGCTTATATCTTTAGAGGGGATGGGTCCCAAGAAGATCCGTGCCCTGGCACTAATTTCAGATCTCCTATACGGAGACCAGCCCAGCTGGGATGATCCGGTTAAATACAGTTTCACTCACGGTGGTAAAGATGGATTTCCCTACCCTGTGGACCGGGAGGTATATGACCATTCCATAGCCACTTTAAAGGATGCACTGGAACAGGCACCACTGGATAAGAAAGAACTTTACCAGGCATTAAAACGATTGGGAACGCTTATACAGGAGGATAATTAG
- a CDS encoding glycosyltransferase yields MKLSIIIPTYNEENYLPALLESIKRQEFQDYEIIVADAGSQDRTREIAQEWGCRVVEGGMPAEGRNRGAESAKGEYLLFLDSDVILTRDYLKLCLEEFQQRKLGIAITQIAPISDSFLNKITHDFANFFMKRVENIKPHGAGCYGIITTKKLHHRVEGFDEDLDFGEDTDYIERIGAISQFKVLRSPKLLVSTRRVQEEGLRNVAFKYAKSTFYQFRGKQISAEDLDYSFGHPDEKRILYSVCGEGMGHAIRGKVILDHLTKNHEVHIFASDRAYEYLSRHFDNVYEIGGFNTVYEDNTVQNTKTFIKGMKDLPRDLKKSLRLMYSVAKAVKPHLIISDFEFYSNLLSKILRLPLLSLDNIHVLTQAELDVPRKYRTERIAAEGVVRSFIQMPTRYFITSYYYPPLKNPKKAKYFPPVIRKEIMDLKPYNGEHVLVYQTSDSNYKLIEILKELDDEFIVYGFHRDEKEENIQFKSFNEDEFFNDLAQARAVIANGGFTLISEALYLGKPVLSVPVKKQFEQILNALYLEGLGYGEAHEELKRDDIEKFLSKLDKYRKNIKKNFYHDQNQSILEELDNFIDEYS; encoded by the coding sequence ATGAAGCTATCAATTATAATACCCACCTATAACGAGGAAAATTACCTTCCTGCCCTATTGGAGAGTATCAAGAGGCAGGAATTTCAGGATTATGAAATTATAGTGGCTGATGCCGGTTCCCAAGACCGCACAAGAGAAATCGCCCAGGAATGGGGTTGTAGGGTTGTAGAGGGTGGAATGCCTGCAGAGGGCAGAAATCGAGGTGCAGAATCAGCTAAAGGAGAATACTTGCTTTTTTTAGATTCCGATGTAATCTTAACCAGGGACTATCTAAAGCTATGTCTGGAGGAATTTCAACAAAGAAAACTGGGAATTGCCATAACCCAGATAGCACCAATCAGTGATAGCTTCTTAAACAAAATAACCCACGATTTTGCCAATTTTTTCATGAAACGAGTGGAAAATATTAAACCCCACGGAGCCGGATGTTACGGGATTATAACCACCAAAAAATTACACCATCGAGTAGAAGGATTTGACGAAGACCTTGACTTTGGGGAGGACACAGATTACATTGAAAGGATTGGTGCCATAAGCCAATTCAAGGTCCTCAGAAGTCCGAAACTCCTGGTTTCCACCCGCCGAGTTCAAGAGGAAGGTCTGCGTAACGTGGCTTTTAAGTATGCTAAAAGTACTTTTTACCAGTTCCGCGGTAAGCAGATAAGTGCAGAGGATCTTGATTACTCCTTCGGACACCCGGATGAGAAGAGAATACTCTACTCCGTCTGTGGGGAAGGAATGGGGCATGCTATAAGGGGTAAAGTCATTCTGGATCACTTGACCAAAAACCATGAAGTGCATATATTTGCATCTGACCGTGCATATGAATATCTATCCAGACATTTTGATAATGTGTATGAAATTGGAGGATTCAACACAGTCTATGAGGATAACACAGTCCAGAACACCAAAACATTCATTAAAGGAATGAAAGACCTTCCCAGAGACTTAAAAAAGAGTTTACGTTTAATGTACAGCGTGGCCAAGGCAGTGAAGCCCCATTTGATAATTTCTGATTTTGAATTTTATTCTAACCTTTTATCAAAAATATTACGCCTACCACTTCTCAGCCTAGATAATATTCATGTATTAACCCAAGCAGAATTAGATGTACCCCGCAAATACCGCACTGAACGAATAGCAGCGGAAGGTGTGGTCAGATCATTCATACAGATGCCCACACGTTACTTTATCACCAGTTACTACTATCCTCCCCTCAAGAATCCTAAAAAGGCCAAATATTTCCCACCAGTTATAAGAAAAGAAATCATGGATCTCAAACCGTATAATGGGGAGCACGTGCTGGTTTACCAGACCAGTGACTCTAATTATAAGTTAATTGAGATTTTAAAAGAGTTAGATGATGAATTCATTGTATATGGTTTTCATCGTGATGAAAAAGAAGAGAATATACAATTCAAGAGTTTTAATGAGGATGAATTCTTCAATGATCTGGCACAGGCACGGGCGGTGATTGCCAATGGCGGATTCACTCTGATCAGTGAAGCATTATATCTGGGCAAACCAGTTTTAAGCGTTCCAGTTAAAAAACAATTTGAACAAATCTTAAACGCCCTCTACCTGGAAGGTTTAGGTTATGGAGAGGCACATGAAGAACTGAAAAGGGATGATATTGAGAAATTCCTCTCTAAACTGGACAAATACCGTAAAAACATTAAGAAAAACTTTTATCATGACCAGAATCAGTCCATACTGGAAGAACTGGATAATTTTATAGATGAATACTCCTGA
- the nadA gene encoding quinolinate synthase NadA: protein MQEEIIKLKKEKNAIILAHNYQTAEIQEIADFLGDSLELCIKASQIEDADLIVFCGVDFMAETAAILNPSKKILIPDPEAECPMAHMLPAREVRKYKERYPDAAVVLYVNTLAEAKAEADILCTSANAVQVVESLDEDQILFGPDMNLAWFVQEQSDKEIIPIPEDGYCYVHKMFNKADIVFSRDNYPGSEVLVHPECDAEVQQMADHILSTGGMIRHVAGSQKKTFLIGTEVDMVTRLRRENPEKLIYPLLDEAICENMKLHTLKKVHESLIEEKFQVTVPEEIADKARIAVERMLKVA, encoded by the coding sequence ATGCAGGAAGAAATTATCAAACTCAAAAAAGAAAAAAATGCCATAATACTGGCTCATAATTATCAAACAGCAGAGATACAGGAAATTGCTGATTTTCTGGGAGATTCTCTGGAGTTATGTATTAAAGCATCCCAGATTGAAGATGCAGATCTGATTGTATTCTGTGGAGTGGACTTCATGGCAGAAACAGCTGCCATTTTAAACCCCTCAAAAAAGATATTAATCCCAGATCCAGAGGCAGAATGTCCAATGGCCCATATGTTACCGGCCAGAGAAGTGCGCAAATATAAAGAAAGGTATCCTGATGCTGCAGTGGTCTTATATGTGAATACCCTGGCTGAAGCCAAAGCAGAGGCAGATATACTATGCACCTCTGCCAATGCAGTGCAGGTGGTTGAAAGCCTAGATGAGGATCAGATACTATTCGGTCCGGATATGAACCTGGCCTGGTTTGTACAAGAGCAAAGTGACAAGGAAATCATCCCCATACCTGAAGATGGATACTGTTATGTTCATAAAATGTTCAATAAAGCAGACATAGTCTTCTCCAGGGATAACTATCCTGGATCAGAGGTCCTGGTCCATCCAGAGTGTGATGCAGAAGTACAACAAATGGCAGACCACATACTCAGCACCGGGGGAATGATTCGCCACGTGGCTGGATCACAGAAAAAAACATTCCTTATAGGTACCGAAGTGGACATGGTAACCAGACTACGCAGGGAAAACCCTGAAAAGTTAATTTATCCCCTCCTTGATGAGGCTATCTGTGAAAACATGAAACTGCACACCCTAAAAAAGGTTCATGAATCTTTAATAGAGGAAAAATTCCAAGTAACGGTTCCTGAGGAAATTGCAGATAAGGCGCGAATTGCAGTTGAAAGAATGCTGAAAGTGGCTTGA
- the mtnP gene encoding S-methyl-5'-thioadenosine phosphorylase: protein MIGIIGGTGVYQIVEMGNFKEKKILKTPFGESPSISIFNLEGKDVAFLPRHREGHSTPPHMINYRANVYALKMLGIDSVLATNAVGSLSESLNPGEFLIPDDFLDFTRTRSFTFYDDRAVHVDVTQPYCPQLRETIISSGKNLDGTVVDGGVYVCTEGPRFETPAEIRMYQQLGGAVVGMTGLPEVVLARELEMCYSSICMISNYAASVSPEKVTIDEVFEVVEEKKKELIQLMYQSIINIPEERTCTCAHALEGAEIN from the coding sequence ATGATAGGAATAATTGGAGGCACAGGAGTATACCAAATAGTTGAAATGGGGAATTTCAAGGAGAAAAAGATCCTTAAAACACCTTTTGGTGAATCACCTTCCATATCCATCTTCAACCTGGAAGGAAAGGATGTTGCCTTCTTACCACGCCACCGGGAAGGGCATAGTACCCCTCCCCACATGATAAACTACCGGGCCAATGTTTATGCACTTAAAATGCTGGGAATAGACAGTGTCCTGGCCACCAATGCCGTCGGATCTCTTAGCGAATCTTTAAACCCTGGTGAATTTCTCATTCCTGATGATTTCCTGGATTTCACCCGCACCAGATCCTTTACTTTCTATGATGACCGGGCAGTGCACGTGGATGTAACCCAACCCTACTGTCCCCAGCTAAGAGAAACCATAATATCCAGTGGAAAGAACTTGGATGGAACTGTGGTTGATGGTGGAGTTTACGTCTGCACAGAGGGACCCCGCTTTGAAACACCCGCTGAAATACGCATGTATCAACAGTTGGGTGGGGCAGTGGTGGGAATGACTGGCCTTCCTGAAGTAGTGCTGGCCCGTGAACTCGAGATGTGTTATTCCAGCATATGCATGATTTCCAACTATGCTGCATCAGTATCACCAGAGAAAGTGACCATTGATGAAGTATTTGAGGTTGTGGAAGAGAAAAAGAAAGAATTAATCCAGCTCATGTACCAGTCCATAATTAACATTCCAGAAGAAAGAACATGTACCTGTGCACACGCCCTGGAAGGTGCGGAAATCAATTAA
- a CDS encoding RtcB family protein — protein sequence MVMEETLKKVRDCVWEVPGDYKKEMKVPGRIYLDDEAIKTLEKGAVDQVANVACLPGIQKFSIGLPDIHFGYGFSIGGVGAFSSRTGVISPGGVGFDINCGVRLLRTNLTFEEVQPKIKQLIDVMFRNVPSGVGSKGKIRLREGEIDDVLDDGARWAVENGYGWEEDLEYLEENGCMEEADSAKVSEKAKKRGIPQLGSLGSGNHFLEVQKVDEIFDKEAARTFGLEKDQVTVLIHSGSRGCGHQVCSDYLRIMDKAAKRYKISLPDRQLACAPVESDEAQDYFAAMAAAANYAWTNRQMIVHWVRESFEQVLNRDSEDMGMGIVYDVAHNIAKKETHNIKGKDMLIYVHRKGATRAFGPGREELPLDYQKIGQPVLIPGTMGTSSYILHGTETAMEETFGSTAHGAGRHMSRAGAKRTYRGEEVLKILENKGIYVKANSMPVVAEEAPGAYKDVDLVVQTAHKAGISRLVGRMVPLGVAKG from the coding sequence ATGGTTATGGAAGAAACTCTTAAAAAGGTACGTGACTGTGTATGGGAAGTGCCTGGTGATTATAAAAAGGAAATGAAGGTGCCTGGCCGAATTTACCTGGATGATGAGGCAATTAAAACACTGGAAAAAGGAGCTGTGGATCAGGTGGCCAATGTAGCTTGCCTACCTGGAATACAGAAATTTTCCATTGGACTTCCAGACATCCACTTCGGATACGGATTCAGCATAGGTGGTGTGGGTGCTTTCAGCAGCCGAACAGGAGTTATAAGTCCTGGGGGTGTGGGATTTGATATTAACTGTGGAGTCAGACTCCTTAGAACGAACTTAACCTTTGAAGAAGTTCAACCTAAAATAAAACAACTCATAGATGTCATGTTCCGCAATGTGCCCTCAGGTGTAGGGAGTAAAGGAAAAATCAGACTCCGTGAAGGTGAAATTGATGATGTCCTGGATGATGGGGCTCGATGGGCAGTGGAAAACGGTTATGGCTGGGAAGAAGATCTGGAATACTTGGAAGAAAATGGATGCATGGAAGAAGCAGATTCTGCCAAGGTAAGCGAAAAGGCTAAAAAAAGAGGAATACCTCAATTAGGCAGCCTGGGTTCTGGTAATCACTTCTTGGAAGTTCAAAAAGTAGATGAAATATTTGATAAAGAAGCAGCAAGAACCTTCGGGCTGGAGAAGGATCAGGTAACTGTTCTAATCCATTCCGGTAGTAGGGGTTGCGGTCATCAGGTGTGCAGTGACTACCTGCGAATAATGGACAAGGCAGCCAAGAGGTATAAGATTAGCTTACCAGACAGACAACTTGCCTGTGCCCCGGTAGAATCAGATGAAGCTCAGGATTATTTCGCTGCAATGGCTGCTGCTGCTAATTACGCCTGGACTAACCGGCAGATGATAGTGCACTGGGTGCGCGAATCCTTTGAACAAGTATTGAACCGTGATTCTGAAGATATGGGAATGGGTATTGTCTATGATGTGGCCCATAACATTGCCAAGAAGGAAACCCACAATATTAAAGGGAAAGATATGCTGATTTATGTGCACCGTAAGGGTGCCACCAGGGCATTTGGACCGGGACGTGAAGAGTTACCGCTAGATTACCAGAAAATTGGCCAGCCAGTTTTAATACCTGGAACCATGGGAACATCATCCTACATTTTACATGGGACTGAAACTGCCATGGAGGAAACCTTCGGATCCACTGCCCACGGAGCCGGACGTCACATGAGCCGTGCCGGTGCTAAACGAACCTATCGTGGAGAAGAAGTCTTAAAGATCCTGGAAAATAAAGGAATATATGTTAAAGCCAATTCCATGCCTGTGGTGGCAGAAGAAGCACCTGGAGCATACAAGGATGTGGACTTGGTGGTGCAGACAGCTCATAAAGCAGGTATTTCCCGTTTAGTTGGAAGGATGGTACCTTTAGGAGTGGCTAAAGGATAA
- a CDS encoding DUF2927 domain-containing protein encodes MPYLICEKCGGYYKLKEGESPHDFDDQCQCGGHLKYKESLGEYDPITADNPQMDDHPVMNDDSITTDDDRVEETLHASDKYLLADNSPKNAFTDSFYQDTNNKEENNEQITKGHLSGNLFRISVIMAIMVIIIITAGILTHKNNSYGVFNFNAYEKYSDEEINTFMESAFNPDDYGNSYNQVGKWQTNVVRIKITGSPTEEDIKTLKKAINDINVNVKDFQLVIDDKNQMEHDMEIYFIPHSEFSLYSVNPKEADGFTLWRVSTSDIYGGNPAGEIFKAKVFIGIDGLSQKRRSHVIVHELAHSLGLHHNHNQNSVLCLRGPDITEYTDLDKTMFRMLYRNDILPYMSRNQVEIIMNNSRRSFF; translated from the coding sequence ATGCCTTATCTGATCTGCGAAAAATGTGGAGGTTATTACAAACTCAAAGAGGGCGAATCTCCTCATGATTTTGATGATCAGTGCCAGTGTGGTGGTCATCTTAAATACAAAGAATCATTAGGTGAATACGATCCAATCACCGCGGATAATCCGCAGATGGATGATCATCCTGTTATGAATGATGATTCAATTACCACAGATGATGATAGGGTAGAAGAAACTCTTCATGCTTCTGATAAATATTTATTGGCGGATAATTCACCAAAAAACGCTTTTACAGACTCTTTTTATCAGGATACAAATAATAAAGAAGAAAATAATGAACAAATAACTAAAGGTCATTTATCAGGTAACCTGTTTCGAATCAGCGTTATCATGGCTATAATGGTCATAATCATCATAACTGCAGGGATATTAACCCATAAAAATAACAGTTACGGGGTGTTCAACTTTAATGCATATGAAAAGTACAGTGATGAAGAGATTAACACTTTTATGGAAAGTGCTTTCAATCCAGATGATTATGGTAACAGTTACAATCAGGTAGGTAAATGGCAAACTAACGTGGTAAGAATCAAAATCACTGGTTCACCCACAGAAGAGGATATAAAAACTCTTAAAAAAGCTATTAATGATATTAACGTTAATGTAAAGGATTTTCAGCTAGTGATTGATGATAAAAATCAGATGGAACATGATATGGAAATTTACTTCATTCCTCATTCAGAATTCTCATTGTATTCTGTTAATCCAAAAGAAGCAGATGGATTCACCCTATGGAGGGTGAGTACCAGTGATATTTACGGTGGTAACCCAGCAGGGGAAATTTTCAAAGCCAAAGTATTCATAGGAATCGATGGTTTGAGCCAAAAGAGACGTTCTCATGTAATAGTCCATGAACTAGCCCATAGCCTTGGATTACACCACAACCACAACCAGAATAGTGTGTTATGTTTAAGAGGACCTGATATAACCGAGTACACAGATCTGGATAAAACCATGTTCAGGATGCTTTACCGTAATGATATACTCCCTTACATGTCACGAAATCAAGTGGAAATCATTATGAACAATTCCAGGCGCAGCTTTTTCTAA
- a CDS encoding archease, which produces MTKSKKNANLKFEFFDVTADVGFRAYGENLEEAFQNAGLATFEVMTDTSRIKQNIKREIILESEDEKALLYDWLSELLFLHDYEGLVFSEFTVQITSKEDGKFIIKAEIWGEEFNQSIHEVRDEVKAVTFHLMEIEKNNACMVQVILDT; this is translated from the coding sequence ATAACTAAATCTAAAAAAAATGCAAATCTTAAATTCGAATTTTTTGATGTAACAGCAGATGTGGGTTTTCGTGCGTATGGTGAAAATCTGGAGGAAGCATTTCAGAATGCTGGCCTGGCCACCTTTGAAGTTATGACTGATACCTCCAGAATAAAACAGAACATAAAAAGGGAGATTATACTAGAATCAGAGGATGAGAAAGCGCTTCTTTATGACTGGTTAAGTGAATTACTATTTCTCCATGACTATGAAGGTTTGGTTTTCTCTGAATTTACGGTTCAAATAACATCAAAAGAAGATGGAAAATTCATCATTAAAGCTGAAATTTGGGGAGAAGAATTCAACCAGTCCATTCATGAAGTAAGGGATGAAGTAAAGGCAGTAACCTTTCATCTAATGGAAATAGAGAAAAACAATGCATGCATGGTGCAGGTAATTTTAGATACATGA
- a CDS encoding CDC48 family AAA ATPase, translating into MPESEIELRVAEALQQDVGKGMVRIDHELMSKIGASPGDIVEIIGKRTTGAIAGNSYPADVGLEIVRMDGLTRSNAGTSIGEMITIRKAQPRMASKVVIAPAAKGMRIMASGDIIKRNLMGRAITRGDVLALVSPRRTKETLREFPGSEDIFREFFEATTPFSLGEIKFTVVSTNPAGLVRINDTTQVEVRPEAVEVMEKKVPDVTYDDVGGLKNEISKVREMIELPLRHPEIFDRLGIDPPKGVLLHGAPGTGKTLLAKAVASESGSNFVAINGPEVMSKFVGEAEKKIREIFEEAAENAPTVIFIDEIDAIAPKREEVTGEVERRVVAQILALMDGLKERGKVIVIGATNRPDALDPALRRPGRFDREIELRVPDREGRTEILEIHTRAMPLSDDVNIDKLADITHGFVGADLAALCREAAMNALRRVLPDIDLEEQRISPEVLDKLFVTKNDFIDSMKSISPSALREVFIEVPNVHWEDIGGLDELKESLKEVVEWPLTNISSFQRIGIEPSKGILLFGPPGTGKTLLTKAVATESKANFISVKGSEILSKWFGESERKITEIFKKAKQASPCIIFFDEIDAIAPIRGSAAGEPRVTERMVNTILSEMDGLEELRGVVVIGATNRPDLMDPALLRPGRFDEVVLVPPPDEKARKEILKVHVGHMALDDDVKLQELAKKTEGYSGADIEMLCRKAGMIALHEDMNISKVSNKHFKKALKKINPSTTIKTKEYYEEIARRLGRGLEPKKAPEEFFQEVA; encoded by the coding sequence TTGCCTGAAAGCGAAATAGAGCTAAGAGTTGCCGAAGCATTGCAACAGGACGTAGGCAAAGGAATGGTAAGAATAGACCATGAATTAATGAGTAAAATCGGGGCGTCACCTGGAGATATAGTGGAAATAATCGGTAAGAGAACTACAGGAGCCATAGCTGGGAACTCCTACCCGGCAGATGTGGGATTGGAGATAGTACGTATGGACGGACTCACCCGCTCCAATGCAGGAACATCCATTGGAGAAATGATCACCATACGTAAAGCACAACCAAGAATGGCCAGTAAAGTAGTTATCGCCCCAGCAGCTAAAGGAATGCGTATCATGGCCTCAGGAGATATCATTAAAAGAAACCTCATGGGCAGAGCAATCACCAGGGGAGACGTACTGGCTCTGGTATCGCCCCGAAGAACCAAGGAAACTTTAAGGGAATTTCCCGGCTCAGAAGATATATTCCGGGAATTCTTCGAAGCCACCACACCATTTTCCCTAGGAGAAATCAAATTCACTGTAGTTTCAACCAACCCGGCAGGGCTGGTGCGTATAAATGACACCACCCAAGTGGAAGTGAGACCAGAAGCTGTGGAGGTAATGGAAAAAAAAGTTCCAGATGTTACCTACGATGATGTGGGAGGGCTTAAAAACGAAATATCTAAAGTCAGGGAAATGATCGAACTACCTCTCCGCCATCCGGAAATATTCGATCGCCTGGGAATCGACCCCCCTAAAGGAGTCCTTTTACACGGAGCACCAGGTACTGGAAAAACCCTTCTGGCAAAGGCAGTTGCCAGTGAGAGTGGATCAAATTTTGTGGCCATAAATGGGCCAGAAGTCATGAGCAAATTCGTGGGAGAAGCTGAGAAAAAAATCAGGGAAATATTCGAGGAAGCTGCAGAAAACGCACCCACAGTAATATTCATAGATGAAATCGATGCCATAGCACCCAAAAGGGAAGAAGTCACTGGTGAAGTAGAACGCAGAGTTGTGGCCCAGATATTGGCCCTGATGGATGGACTTAAAGAAAGGGGAAAAGTAATAGTTATCGGAGCAACTAACCGACCTGATGCCCTGGACCCTGCTCTACGCCGACCAGGTAGATTTGACCGGGAAATTGAATTAAGAGTACCTGACAGGGAAGGAAGAACCGAGATACTGGAGATACACACCCGGGCCATGCCCCTCTCAGATGATGTAAATATTGATAAGTTAGCGGACATAACTCATGGATTTGTAGGTGCAGATTTAGCAGCACTCTGCCGTGAAGCAGCAATGAATGCTTTAAGAAGAGTTTTACCTGACATTGACTTGGAAGAGCAGCGCATATCTCCCGAGGTATTGGATAAACTTTTTGTCACCAAAAATGACTTTATTGATTCCATGAAATCCATCAGTCCCTCAGCACTCCGGGAAGTTTTCATTGAGGTGCCCAATGTCCACTGGGAGGACATCGGAGGACTGGATGAACTAAAGGAAAGTCTTAAAGAAGTAGTTGAATGGCCATTAACTAACATTTCCTCATTCCAGCGTATAGGAATCGAACCATCTAAAGGCATATTACTATTCGGACCACCTGGAACCGGGAAAACATTACTAACCAAGGCTGTGGCCACAGAATCCAAGGCTAATTTCATCTCAGTCAAAGGTTCAGAAATACTCAGTAAATGGTTTGGTGAATCAGAAAGAAAAATCACGGAGATATTTAAAAAAGCCAAACAGGCATCTCCCTGTATAATATTCTTTGATGAAATCGATGCCATAGCCCCTATAAGGGGATCTGCAGCTGGTGAACCAAGAGTAACCGAGCGCATGGTCAACACCATTCTCTCAGAAATGGATGGGCTGGAAGAGTTAAGGGGTGTGGTGGTAATAGGGGCCACCAACCGTCCTGATCTCATGGATCCAGCACTGCTGCGGCCGGGTAGATTTGATGAAGTAGTACTGGTACCACCACCTGATGAAAAAGCACGAAAAGAGATATTAAAAGTCCATGTGGGGCACATGGCATTAGATGATGATGTTAAACTTCAGGAGCTTGCTAAAAAAACAGAAGGGTACTCTGGGGCAGATATTGAAATGTTATGCCGCAAGGCTGGAATGATAGCACTCCATGAAGACATGAATATTTCCAAAGTATCCAACAAGCACTTCAAAAAAGCTTTAAAGAAAATTAATCCATCTACAACAATCAAAACCAAGGAATATTATGAGGAAATTGCACGAAGGTTAGGCCGTGGCTTGGAGCCTAAAAAAGCGCCAGAGGAATTTTTCCAGGAAGTAGCCTGA